Proteins co-encoded in one Nicotiana sylvestris chromosome 7, ASM39365v2, whole genome shotgun sequence genomic window:
- the LOC104210439 gene encoding protein SMAX1-LIKE 3-like has translation MRSGGCTVQQALTAEAASIVKQAVVLAKRRGHAQVTPLHVANTMLSSSAGLLRTACLQSHSHPLQCKALELCFNVALNRLPTSSSSSSSPMMLIHHHHHQHQHPSISNALVAAFKRAQAHQRRGSIENQQQPLLAVKIDLEQLIISILDDPSVSRVMREAGFSSTQVKINVEQAVSLELSSQNNPSPNINSKPKENNNNVFLSNASNKVIAPSFPVKDEDVMSVVENLINKRRKAIVIVGECLGSLEGVIKGVMEKVDKEIKLISVPLSTFANIQREEVEQRIGELTCLVKSLVNKGVVLYLGDLQWITDYRANNNNSSGQGNNFSYCFSVEHMIMELGKLVCNIGENGKLWLVGISTFQTYIRCRTGHNSLESIWGLHPITIPAGSLGLSLNSDSDTQLEVRSKTCENGSSGMIIDSENQEKQLLTCCADCSAKYEAEVLNLQNSASNIDSTLSSLPSWLKDERQRLNNSHHDQSCVSMKELCKKWNTICNSSHKKTKTFERSLTFPSTSPSSSMITSFSLDQQYTNLHHSHHLPFLDPKQTCREKGSTRLRIYIPESPDPRNVCSSNPNSTPNSSSSSDIMEMEYSPKFKEFNSENLNILSNALDEKVPWQKDIIREISGTILRCRSGMIKRKEKCSRNYEAKEETWLFFQGHDVQAKEEIARELAKVVFGSYSKFISLDLSIFSSTKTDSTNKEYFRNKRSRDEQSSSYIERFAQAVSSNPHRVFLVEDVEQVDYCSQRRMKKAIERGKITNSNGEEVSLSDAIIILSCESFSSRSRGVSPVKPKSTDGSDNEEAMEESGSSPCISLDLNISIDDHQSVEQSIDDVSLLESVDRCVIFRIQEL, from the exons ATGAGAAGTGGAGGTTGCACAGTGCAGCAAGCTCTAACAGCAGAGGCAGCCAGCATAGTAAAACAAGCCGTGGTGCTCGCTAAGCGTCGCGGCCATGCCCAAGTGACTCCTCTCCATGTAGCAAACACCATGCTCTCTTCTTCTGCTGGCTTACTTAGAACAGCATGTCTCCAGTCTCACTCTCATCCCCTCCAATGTAAAGCCCTTGAGCTTTGCTTCAACGTCGCCCTCAACCGCCTCCCTAcatcgtcgtcttcttcttctagCCCCATGATGTtaattcatcatcatcatcatcaacatcaacATCCTTCTATTTCTAACGCACTTGTGGCCGCCTTCAAGCGAGCTCAAGCTCACCAGAGGAGAGGTTCAATAGAGAACCAGCAGCAGCCTCTTCTAGCTGTGAAGATAGATCTAGAACAGCTTATTATCTCTATCTTGGATGATCCCAGTGTGAGTAGGGTCATGAGGGAAGCTGGCTTTTCAAGTACTCAAGTTAAAATCAATGTGGAACAAGCTGTTTCTCTAGAGCTTtcttctcaaaataatccttctcCTAACATTAATAGTAAGCCCAAAGAGAACAACAACAATGTTTTCCTTTCAAACGCAAGCAACAAAGTAATTGCTCCTTCTTTTCCTGTTAAAGATGAGGATGTGATGAGTGTAGTGGAAAATTTAATAAACAAAAGAAGGAAAGCTATTGTGATAGTTGGTGAATGTCTTGGTAGTTTAGAAGGGGTGATTAAAGGAGTGATGGAAAAAGTTGACAAGGAAATTAAGCTCATAAGTGTTCCTCTTTCAACTTTTGCTAATATCCAAAGAGAAGAAGTTGAGCAAAGAATAGGAGAGTTGACCTGCCTTGTGAAAAGTCTAGTGAACAAAGGAGTTGTTTTGTACTTGGGAGATCTCCAGTGGATTACTGATTATAGGGCAAATAACAATAACTCAAGTGGACAAGGGAATAATTTTAGCTACTGTTTTTCTGTCGAACACATGATCATGGAACTTGGGAAATTGGTGTGCAATATTGGAGAAAATGGTAAGCTTTGGCTTGTGGGAatttcaacttttcaaacttaCATCAGATGCAGAACTGGCCATAATTCATTGGAATCTATTTGGGGCCTGCATCCTATTACAATTCCTGCTGGCAGTTTGGGCTTGAGTCTCAACTCTGACAG TGATACACAACTTGAAGTTAGAAGCAAGACATGTGAAAATGGATCTTCTGGGATGATTATTGATAGTGAAAATCAGGAGAAGCAATTATTGACTTGTTGTGCTGATTGCTCAGCCAAGTATGAAGCAGAAGTTCTAAACTTACAAAACAGTGCTTCAAACATCGATTCAACATTGTCAAGTCTGCCTTCATGGCTTAAAGATGAGAGGCAAAGACTTAATAATAGTCATCATGATCAG AGCTGTGTATCAATGAAAGAGCTTTGCAAGAAGTGGAATACAATATGCAACTCATCTCATAAAAAAACCAAGACTTTTGAAAGAAGTTTAACCTTTCCTTCAACATCACCTTCCTCATCTATGATCACTAGTTTTTCCTTGGACCAACAATATACCAATTTGCACCACAGCCATCATTTGCCATTTCTTGATCCAAAACAGACATGTAGGGAGAAAGGATCTACGCGTCTGAGAATATACATTCCTGAGTCCCCTGACCCCAGAAATGTATGTTCTTCAAATCCAAACTCTACACctaattcttcttcctcaagtgATATCATGGAGATGGAGTACAGTCCAAAGTTTAAGGAGTTCAATTCAGAAAACTTGAATATTCTTTCCAATGCATTGGATGAGAAAGTACCTTGGCAAAAAGATATCATCCGAGAAATTTCTGGAACAATATTGCGATGTAGGTCTGGaatgataaaaagaaaagagaaatgtTCAAGAAATTATGAAGCCAAAGAAGAAACTTGGTTATTTTTTCAAGGTCATGATGTTCAAGCCAAGGAGGAAATTGCAAGAGAATTGGCTAAGGTTGTGTTTGGTTCTTATTCGAAATTCATATCGTTAGATTTAAGCATTTTCTCTTCCACAAAAACGGATTCAACTAATAAGGAATATTTTAGGAACAAAAGATCAAGAGATGAACAAAGTAGCAGCTACATTGAGAGATTTGCACAAGCGGTGTCTTCAAATCCTCATAGAGTTTTCTTGGTGGAGGATGTGGAACAAGTGGACTATTGTTCTcaaaggagaatgaagaaggctATTGAAAGAGGAAAAATTACAAATTCAAATGGTGAAGAAGTGAGCCTTAGTGATGCCATAATCATTTTAAGCTGTGAGAGCTTTAGTAGTAGGTCAAGAGGTGTTTCTCCTGTTAAACCAAAATCAACAGATGGATCAGACAATGAGGAAGCAATGGAGGAAAGTGGAAGTAGTCCTTGTATTTCTTTGGATTTAAACATCTCCATTGATGATCATCAAAGTGTTGAACAGTCCATTGATGATGTTAGCCTTCTTGAAAGTGTTGATAGATGCGTTATCTTTAGAATTCAAGAACTTTAG